One Alphaproteobacteria bacterium genomic window carries:
- a CDS encoding 4a-hydroxytetrahydrobiopterin dehydratase codes for MVEKLTPQQRQKFLNDHKNWQVLEKRDAIFRSFKFSNFSKAWGFMTQIALLAEKFDHHPEWFNVYNKVDIT; via the coding sequence ATGGTTGAAAAACTTACCCCCCAACAACGTCAAAAATTTTTAAATGACCACAAAAATTGGCAAGTTCTTGAAAAACGTGATGCTATTTTCAGAAGTTTTAAATTTTCCAATTTTTCTAAGGCATGGGGATTTATGACCCAAATTGCTCTTTTAGCAGAAAAATTTGATCATCATCCCGAATGGTTTAATGTTTATAATAAAGTAGATATTACCC